CACGATCGCCGTGCCGCCGGGCTCGAGCCCCTCGAAAATCTCGCCCTTCGCGTCGGCGATCGCTTCCTCGCTGCCGAAAAATTCCATGTGTGCGGGGGCGATGGTGGTGACGATGGCGACGTGCGGACGGACCATCCGGGTCAGCGCGGCGAGTTCGCCGGCATGGTTCATCCCCATTTCGAACACGCCATAATCGGCGGTCGAGGGCATGCGTGCCAGGCTGAGCGGCACGCCGACATGGTTGTTGTAACTTTTGACCGAGCGGTGCGCCTTGCCGGGGCGGAAACGGTCGAACGCGGCGAACAAGGCTTCCTTGGTCCCGGTCTTGCCCGCCGACCCGGTAACGCCAATGATCCGGCCGTGACTGCGCGCGCGCGACGCAATGCCCAGCGCGTCCAGCGCGGCGGCGCTGTCGGCGACGCGGACGTGCGGATGGTCGATCGCCGTTTCGCAGACGATGCCGGCCGCGCCCGCCGCGATTGCCTTGTCGATGAACTGGTGCCCGTCGGCGAACTCGCCCTTCATCGCGATGAAGAGATCGCCCTTCGTCACCTCGCGCGAATCGAAAGCGACGCCCTGCACGGTGAAATCGGCGCTGGCGTCGCCGCCGGTGGCCGAAGCGATGGCGCGCGCGGTCCACAGCGGGTTCATGCCGCCTCCTCGCGCGCGACCGCGACGTCGTCGAACGGGATGACGCGCATCGCGTCGCCGCGACCCACAATCTGGCCCTGCTCGTGCCCCTTGCCTGCAATGCAGACGATATCTTCGGCGCCAGCCTCCGCGATGGCCGCAGCAATCGCGGCGCGGCGGTCACCGATATTCTGCGCATTGGGCGCACCCTCGGCAATCGCGGCGCGGATCAGCGCGGCATCCTCCCCGCGCGGATTGTCGTCAGTGACGATCGCAAGGTCGGCCTTGGCGGCGGCAACCCGCCCCATCTCCGGCCGCTTGGCCTGATCGCGGTCGCCGCCTGCGCCGAAAACGAGGATCAGCCGCCCTGCCGCATGCGGCCGCAGCGCGTCGAGCGCCGCTTCGATGGCGTCCGGCGTGTGGGCATAGTCGATATACACGGGCGCGCCGGCCTTGGTAATCGCAGCGCGTTCGAGGCGCCCGCGCACCGGCTGGAGGCGCGCGAGATTGGCCAGCGTCTGGCCGACATCGCCGCCCGTTGCGATGACCAGCCCTGCCGACACCAGTGCATTGGCCACCTGATAGGCCCCGATCAGCGGCAGATCGACCTTCCAGGTCGCGTCTCCGGCCGCAATCACCAGCGATTGTCCCAGTTGCGTCGGCTCACGCGAGACGAGGCGCAGATCCGCACCTCCTGCCCCCACCGTCACCAGCCGCACGCCGCGCGCTTTCACCGCATCGATTACCGCCGGCGAATATATGTCGTCGGCCCACACCACTGCGGTTCCATCTGCCTCGACGACTTCGGCGAACAGCCGCAGCTTGGCGGCGAGATAGGCCTCCATCGTGCCATGGTAATCGAGATGGTCGTGGCTGAGGTTGGTGAAAGCCGCCGCCTTCACCTTCAATCCCTCGGTGCGATACTGGTCGAGGCCATGGCTCGATGCCTCGAACGCCGCGTGCGTCACGCCTTCGGCCGCGAGGCCCGCCATATTGCCGAGGAAGGTCACGATGTCGGGGGTCGTCAGCCCGGTGGAGGCGCTGTCCTGCGACGTCGTGATACCGAGCGTCCCGATCGATGCGGCGTTGAATCCGGCCATCCGCCACAACTGGCGCGTCATCTCGACGGTCGAGGTCTTGCCGTTGGTGCCCGTCACCGCAACGCAGGTCGCGGGAAAGCGATGGAAGAAGCGCGCGGCGATATGCGCAAAGGCGCGGCGCGGATTCGCGTCGGCGACATGCACCGCGCCATCGACCTTGGCTTCGGGCCGCGCGACGACCGCAATCGCCCCCGCCGCAATCGCCTCTGCAATGAAATTCTCGCCGTTGAACTTTTCGCCGACAAATGCGCCGAAGATCGTTCCCGGCGCGACCTTGCGATGGTCGATGGCGAGCCCGGTCACCACCGGGTCGGCGCCTGCCAGCCTTTGATCGTCGAGCAGCGCCGCCAGACGCATTACTCCTTTTCCCCGTTTTTCCACAGCAAGGGGGTGAGTTCGGACACGTCGACGTCGCGCGTTTCGTCGGGGAAGACGCCAAGCATCGGCCCGGCGCGCATGACGACCTTCTTGACGACCGGCGCCGCAGTATAGCCCGCGGTGCGCTGACCCGAACTGAAGGCATTGCCCTTGGGCTCGTCGATCATCGCGAGCACGACATAGCGCGGATTGTCCATCGGGAAGGCGGCTGCAAAGGTCGCAACGACCGACGTACGGTTATAGCCGCCGACGCCCGGCTTTTCGGCGCTGCCCGTCTTGCCGCCGACCCGGAAACCCGGCGCGTCGGCCTGGCGCCCGGTGCCGTCGGAGACGATCAGGCGAAGGAGCTGGCGCATCCGCGCGCTCGTCGACGCCTTGAAGACGCGGCGCCCCTGGGGCGGCGCCTTGTCGCCGAGCTTCATCAGCGTCGCCGGGCGCCAGATGCCGCCGTTAACCAGTGCGGCATAGGCGCTGGCGAGGTGCAGCGGCGTGACCGCGATGCCATGGCCATAGCTTGCCGTCATCGTCGTGACGCGGCCCCAGTCCTTGGGCCAGAGCGGAAAGGCGCGTTCCTTGAGTTCGATATGCGGCCGGCCGTCGAATTCGAGATCGCGGAACAGATGCTCCATCTTCTCGCGGCCAAGCTGGTCGCCGATCTGTGCGGTGACGATGTTCGAGCTGTGGATCAGCGTTTCGGGCACGTTGAGCCAGCGGCCCATGCTGTGCGAATCGCGGATCTTGAAACCGGCGATGGCGAGCGGCTTGGTCGCGTCATAGCGCTTGGCCATGCTCGTCACGACGCCATTGTCGATCGCGGCGCCGATGGTCAGCGGCTTGAAGGTCGAACCGAGCTCGTAAAGATTATAGGTCACGGCGTTGCGCCGCGTCATGGGATCGCTGCCGGTCAGTTTGTTCGGGTTGAACGTCGGCAGCGACGCCATGGCGAGCACTTCGCCCGAATGCACGTCGAGAATGATCCCCGCGCCGCCGATCGCCTCGAGATTGGTCACCGCATTGCCGAGTTCGCTTTCGAGCACGCCCTGCACGCGCGCGTCGATCGACAGCGCCATCGGTTCGCCGCGCGTCGCCTTGTTGACGAGGCGATCGTCGAACGCGCCTTCGACCCCGGTAACCCCATGTCCTTCGGCATTGGTGAAGCCCAGGACGTGCGCCGCCAGCGAAAGCTGCGGATAGAGGCGTTCCTTTTCGCGCGGAAAGTCGAAGCCGACATCGCCGATCGCGTTCACCGCAGCGACCTGATCGGGCAGCGCACGGCGGCGAATATAGGTCGGGCGCGGCCCGCTGAGCTTGGCGAGAAATTCCTCACGCGGCGTGTCGGGGAAGATCTTGACCAGCTCGTCGGCGAGATATTGCCGGTTGTTGAGCAGCTTTTCCGGAACGACGCGGATCGAATAGCCATCGATCGTGCGCGCGAGCGGCACGCCGTTGCGATCGACGATATCGGCGCGCGCAGGCACGAACGCCGACGACCCGGATCCGCGGCCGGTCGACGTATCGAAAACCGCGAAATAGAGCAGGCGCATCGACACGAGAAAAAATGCCGCCATGAACAGCAGCATCAGGATCATCAGTCGCTGCTGCGCGGTCAGCAATATCTGCTGCCGCACCCCCGCGGTACGTACCCGGGCCGGACGGACGACCAGCGTGTTCATTGCGGCTTACTGCCCTCCCATCGCTTCGCGCGCCGCGGCGCGCTTGAGGTCCGCGAGCGTCGATTCGGCGAGGAGCTGGTCCTCGATCATCTTGAGCTGTTCGCGGCGGCGGGTCGGCGCGAGGCGCGGCGCCGCGTCGCTGCGTACGTCGTCGCCGCGAATATCGGCCTGCGCGAGCTGCACGGGCTTCGCGGCCGACGCCTTGACCGCTTCGGGCTTCGTTTCGGCCTTTGCCGGTGTGCCAACTGCCGGCGTGCCAACGGGGCTGACCATCGCCATCAGCACCGGCGCGACCTCGTTCGCACCGCGCGCGCGCGGCAGGCGGTCGAGCGAGGCGAGCTGGCGCTCGTTCGACAGGTACTGGTCGGCGGAGGGAGCCGAATAGCCAAATGTGTCGGCGTTCCACTGTTCGAGCTGGCGCATCGAGGCGCGCACCGCGAGTTCGGATTCGAGGTAGCGGATATTGTCGCGCGTCCGCTCGATCTGGCGGTTGATCTTCGCCAGCTCGCTGCGCGTCGCCGCGACCTTCAGCGACACGGGATACAGCATCATCGCGATGATGAGCACGAGGAGCACGAGACCGATACCCTGGAGCTTGCGAGCCGCCATCAGCATGAGATTGCCTCCTTGTCCGTCGATTCACCCATGGAACGAGCGGGCCACGCCGGAGCCGCACTCCGCACCGCGCTCCGAAGCGTTGCCGAGCGTGCACGCGGATTGCGCGCCTCCTCGGCCTTGCCCGGCCGCACCTTGCGCGCCGGGGTCTCGAAAGTTGCGGCCCGCGCCGCAGTGGTCGGCGCGGGCCGGTGGCGCGAACCGGCGGCATCGCCTCCGCTCCGTTCGCGCAGGAAATTCTTCACGATGCGGTCCTCGGTGCTGTGAAAGCTGACGACCGCCAGCCGGCCGCCGGGCCGCAGCACGCGCTCGGCGGCGGCGAGACCCGCCGTCAGCTCGTCGAGTTCGCCGTTGATATGGATGCGGATCGCCTGAAAGCTTTTCGTCGACGGGTCTTTCGGCGCGCCCGGCGGGTGGCGCAGCGCCTTGCGGATCACGGTCGCGAGTTCGCCGGTGCGGCTGAGCGGACGCGCCGCGACGATCGCGCGCGCAACGCGGCGCGACTGGCGCTCGTCGCCATAATGATAAAGCACGTCGGCGATCTCGGCTTCGTCGGCGCGGTTGAGCCAGTCGGCGGCGCTTTCGCCCTCCTGCGCCATGCGCATGTCGAGCGGACCGTCCTTCTGGAACGAAAAGCCGCGCTCGCCCTGGTCGAGCTGCATCGACGACACGCCGATGTCGAAGGTGATGCCGTCGACCGCATCGATGCCACGCTCGGCAAGCAGCCGGTCGATCTCGCCGAAGCGGCCGTGGACCAGCGTCAGCCGGCCGTCCGCTTCCGCGACGAGCGCCTGCCCTTCGGCAATCGCATCGGGGTCGCGGTCGCAGGCGACAACGTCGGCCCCCGCCGCAAGCATCGCGCGCGTATAGCCGCCGGCGCCGAAGGTCGCATCGACATGGCGCTCGCCCGGGGCGATGGCGAGCGCGGCGATGACTTCTTCGCGAAGGACCGGATCGTGGCGCGGATCGCGCGGGAGTTCGGGGGGAAGCCCGGTCATTTCCGCCCCTTCCCTTTCGCCGCATCCCATGCGGCGGCGAGGCGCTGGAGCACCGGGTCCGCGTCGGCACATTCGGCCAGCGTCGGCAGCCACCAGATTTCGAGGCGGCGGCCCGAGCCCACAAAAGCGGTCGCGCCGGCATCGCCGACGCGGTCGCGGTGGATGAAGCTGGGGAGGAAGCGGCCACTGTCGTCGAGCGTATAGGGCTCGGTATAGCTGAAGCGCTTCTTGAACTCGGCATCCTCGTCGAAATCGAGGTTGCGCAGCCGCGCGGTTTCGCGGTCGCGTTCGATCTCGCCGTTCAGGCGGTCGTACTGATCCTGACCATAGGCGACGAGGCAGGGCAGCTTTTCGTGAAAACCGACCCAGAGCACGCGCTGGCCGTCCGCAGTGAGGGGCACATTGTTGCGGAACTGAGAGGGGACGGCGATGCGTCCCTTGCCATCGATCGCGGCGAAGTTGGTGCCAGCATATTGACCGGGCGTCACAACCGCCATCGCCATGCCCCCCTGTCCTGCGCGCCACCGGGCAAAACTTCCCCTGCCCCGGAATCGCGAAATTCCGAAAAATAGGACTCAGGTGGAGATTGCCCCTCTCCGATCCCTGCCTATCAACTATAGATCGGGGTGGAAAGGGGTAATTTAGGGTAAAATAGGGAATCTACCCCCTATTCATCGCAAAATCGGGGTCGGATCGTCGAAATGGGGGCCCGGTGGTCGAGCAACGGGCAGGTCGGTTCGGGGCCGGTCGGGGAAAAGCCACCCTGAATGCCGGATCAATCGTCATTCGAGCGAATCCACAGGGGACGCAGCGCCACGCCATCCCCGGCCGTTCCGTCCCACAGGCGGGCGGCCAGCCAGTCCATCGTGTCGGCACGGCGGAGATGCGGCGCACCCGCGACCAACGGCTGCCACAGCGGAGCGAACAGCAGGTCGGCGTCGCCGACGAGCCACGCCTCGCCGGCGCCGATCCGGCACAAGGCGACACGGCGGCCGCCATAGGCCTGGCAACCCGGCGGCAATCTGTCGAAGCGCCCGGCACTGAACAGGCGGAGCCGGGCACCATCGACATCGACCGCCACGGCCTGCGTTTCGCCAACCGGCGAAGCACCGAGCGTCGCGCCCCAATGATCGAGCAGCGGCGTGAGCAGACTGGTCACCGGCGGGTTGCGCGGGTCACCCAGGGGATACTGCATAGGCCATCCCGACAGCGCATCGGCAAGCACCACCGCCCGGCCGCCGCCGCGAACAAAGGCATCGATCGCGACCAGTTCCTGCGGCGCCAGCGCGCGCGGATGCGCGACAAGCAGCGTACTGCCACGCGGCGGAACATCATCGACGAGACTATCGACGAGCTTGACGGAGCCGGAGACCTCGAGCCGTGCCAGCGCGGGATCGTCGCGCGCTCCCTCCGCAATCATCGCGGCGATGTCGCCGCCGCTGGTCCAGCGCAGCGGCAGCCCGGTGAGCATCGTCGCGGGAGGAGCAGCCGGGGCGGCGGCGAACGGGCGATACAGAAATGACAGCAGCGCATGTCCCGCTGCAAACCAGCAGAACATCAACGCCAGCGCCGCCAATAGCCGCAACGCCCTTCCCCTCGCGCGCCACTGCGCGAAGGCATCGGCCGCCCATGCTGCGGCGACACCGGCCAGCAGCACCGATGCCAATTGCGCCCAACCCGCAGAACCGGCGAGCGACAGCGACAGCAAGGTCTGCGCCGCGAATAGAATCGCCAGCGCCGTCAGGATCGTGCGCCGGCGCACCCTTGCCGCCTCGCGACGTTGCCACCAGGCGAGCAGAAGCATGGACGGCGCCAGCAAGGGAATAGCCAGCGCGGGGTCGATGCGGCCAAGCCAATATTGGCCGCCCGCGATCCACGCGAGCATGAGCGCCAGCAGCGCGGTGGCCAGCGCGCGCAGCAACGGCCGGCGCGTGCGTGCCGTCATTGTTTCGATTGGCGCGCCCGGGCGAGTGCGGGATCGGGTTCGAGATCGGGAACCGTCGTCGCTGCCGGCGCCGAGGGTGCCGCCTGCGGCACCTTCACCGGCGTCAGCGCATTTTCATCCTTCGAAACCGGCTGAACGCCGAGTTCCTCGAGCGGCGCGCTACCACCGCTTTTCGTCTGCTCGCCCGGCATTTTCACGGTCGGGTCGATCGCTGCGCTCTGCGCCGCATTTTCGCGCGCACGGTCGCCGATCAATCCCGCCATACCGACGAGCAACAGCACCGTCAGCACCCCGGCGATGCCGATCTGCAACCGCCGCATCGAGTCGTTGACGGGCGCCGCAGGCGTCCCGGGCAACGCCTCGATCTTCGCTTTGGGTATGCCGCCGTTCATGCCGCCGTTTCCGTTTCCGCCAGGCCTTTGCTCGCCAGCCATTCGGGGTTGTAGAGCGTGGACAGGTAACGAAACCCGCTGTCGCAAAGGATGGTTGCAATGCGCCTGCCGGGGCCGAGCTGCCGCGCGAGCGCCATCGCCCCCGCAACATTGATCCCCGACGACAGGCCGAGGCAAAGCCCCTCCTCGTCGAGCAACTGGCGCACGACTGCGAGCCCTTCGGCGTCGGAGATGCGGAACTGGGTGTCGATCGGCGCGCCTTCGAGATTGGCGGTGATGCGGTTCTGGCCGATGCCTTCGGCGACGCTCGTCCCTTCGGGCTTCAATTCGCCGCACTGGTAATAATTATAGAGCCCGGCGCCATGCGGGTCGGTCAGCGCGATGGTGATCTTCTCATCCCTTGCCTTCAGACCTAGCCCTGTTCCCGCGATCGTGCCGCCGGTCCCCGCCGCGCAGGTGAAGCCGTCGATCCGGCCGTCCATCTGCGCCCAGATTTCCTCGGCGGTGCCGAAAATATGCGATTTGCGGTTGGCGATATTGTCGAACTGGTTCGCCCAGATCGCATTGTCGGTTTCCTCGGCGATGCGGCGCGAGGTGTGGACGAAATGGCCGGGATTGGCGAACGGCGCGGGCGGAACGAGCACCAGTTCGGCGCCGAGCGCGCGGATCGTCGCCATTTTTTCCGCGCTCTGGTTGTCGGGCATGACGATGATCGTCTTGTAACCCAGCGCATTGGCGACGAGCGCAAGGCCGATGCCGGTGTTGCCCGCCGTCCCCTCGACGATCGTGCCGCCGGGCGCCAAGCTGCCGTTCGCCTCGGCATCGTGGACGATATAGAGCGCCGCGCGATCCTTCACCGATCCGCCGGGGTTGGCATATTCGCACTTGCCCCAGATTTCGCAGCCCGTGGCTTCGCTCGGCCCTTTGAGCAGCACGAGCGGGGTATTGCCGATCAGGTCCAGACTGTTTTGCGCAATGGTCATGCGCCTGATCTAGGGCGGCGCCAAGGCGGCTGCAAGACAGCTTCGTTTGCCCCGCGCCATCTTCGCCTTTGTCGACCAACGGAGCACGGACGCCGACGAACGCCCGGTCATGAGCAATCGAAGGGGTTGCCATTGTAACAGTATATCATTACTGGACCGCCCGACAGCTCTTCCCAAGCAACAGGATTTTTCACCGATGCGTCTGCTTTCCACCGCCGGCTCCAGTCTCGCCGTCGCCCTTGCCGTCCTCGCCTCGCCTGCCATCGCGCAGGACCGGCGCGGCGCCAGCAACGACGACGTTCACACCGGCGAACCGATTGTCGTCACCGCACCTTATGTGCGCAGCCTCGATATTCTCGGCAATGTCTCGGTGCTCGAAGGCGACGAACTGGCGCGCGACATTCGCGGGCAGATCGGCGACACGCTCACTCGGCAGCCCGGCGTGTCGGCGACCAGCTTCTCCCCCGGCGCCTCGCGCCCCGTGCTGCGCGGCTTTTCGGGCGAGCGCGTCCGCGTGCTGACCGACGGCATCGGCTCGATCGACGCCTCGAACACCTCCGCCGACCATGCGGTCACCATCGATCCGCTGACCGTCGAGCGTATCGAAATCCTCCGCGGCCCCGCGGTGTTGTTGTTCGGCAGCCAGGCGATCGGCGGCGCGGTCAATATGTTCGACCGCCGGATCCCCCGGAAAGTGCCGGCCGACCATGTCCATGTCGATGCGATCGGCGGCTATGCCACCGCGGCGAACGACCGTAACATCGGCAGTTCGATCGATGTCGCGCTGAGTTCGCAGATCGTGGCGCATCTCGACGGAAGCTGGCGCAAGACGGGCGACGCCCGCACCGGCGGATTCGTCTATGCTCCCGATATCCGTGGCGACCTGCTCCATCTTGCCGAACATGAAGTCGAGGAAGGCCATCTCGACGAAGCGGCCGAACTGACCGCGCAGGCGGGCAAGCGCGGCAAGATCGACAATACGCAAAGCGAGACCTGGACCGCCGGCGGCGGCATTTCGCTGATCAACGACGGCGGCCAGCTTGGCATTTCGATCGGCTATTTCGACACCAATTACGGCGTGCCCGACCGACCGAACACCGAACATGACCATGGCGGCGAAGAAGAAGAGGGCGGCCACGAGCATGGCGAGGGGTCCGTCACCATCGGCATGAAGCAATGGCGCGCCGACCTGCGCGGCGAGGTCGAACTGGGCGACGGCTTCTTCGATAAGCTGCGGATCCGCGCGGGCTTTGCCGATTACAAGCACACAGAATTCGAGGGCGAAGAGGTCGGCACCATCTTCACCAACAAGGGCGTCGAAGGCCGGATCGAACTGGCGCAGAGCGACCGCGGCGGCTGGCGCGGGGCGAGCGGCGTGCAGTACAGCCACCGCGATTTCGACGCGGTGGGCGAAGAGGCGTTCGTGCCGCGGAACCTGACCGACCAGTTCGCGCTGTTCACACTGCAGGAATATACCGCGGGCCCGCTCGGGCTCGAAGCGGCGGCGCGGTACGAAAAGACAAGCGTGCGTGCGCAAACGGTCGGCTTCGACCGCAATTTCGACAGCTTCTCGGGCGCGCTCGGCGCAACCTACGATGTGTTCGACGGCGCCAAGATCGGGGTTTCGGTGTCGCGTGCCGTTCGTGCACCGTCGGCCGAGGAACTGCTCTCGAACGGTCCGCACATCGCGACGCAGAGCTATGAGGTCGGCAATCCGAACCTCAAGCGCGAAGCGAACTGGGGCGCCGAAGCCTCGTTCAAGATCAAGACCGACGCGTTCAACCTCAGCCTGACGGGCTATTCGAACTGGTTCGACAATTTCATCTATTCGGCCGCGACCGGCGCCGAAGAGGACGAACTGCCCGTGTTCCAATATTTCCAGCGCGATGCCCGCGTCTATGGTTTCGAGGCCGAGGCGAGCGCGCGGCTGGCGCAGATCGGCGGCTTCAACATCGTCGGCGACGTGACTGCCGACATGACCCGCGCCAAGATCAAGAATGCCGGCCTCGACCGCAACGTGCCGCGCATTCCGCCGCTGCGCATCCTCGGCGGGATCGAAGCGCAGAGCGAACGGGTCGATGCGCGGGTCGAGGTCGAATGGACCGACGACCAGACGCGCACCGCGCAGTTCGAGACGCCGACCGACGGCTTCACGCTCGTCAATGCCTCGCTGAGCTGGCGCCCGCTTCCCGATACGAAGAACCTGACATTGAGCCTGTCGGCGAACAATATCTTCGACGTCGAAGCACGCCGCCACGCGAGCTTCACCAAGGATTATGTGCCGCTGTCCGGCCGCGATCTCCGCCTCACCGCGCGGGCGAGTTTTTAAGCCGATTCAATGAATCGAGCTAAGCCGATTCAATGAATCGAGCATCGCTAGCTATTGACCTAATGCCTTGCGCGCATTCCAATAGATGGGTGTAACGACGACATAGATTCCGACCTGTTCAAAGACTTTCCCGTCCAGTTGATCGAGACCGACTCCTCTAGCAAGATAGGCTGTACGGACGTCAGCAAGGCGCTCGTCTAAAGCAATGCCTATGAAATCGGCGTTGGTTCGACCGGGACCGAAATCGAATATCTTATCAACCAGATCAAAAGATACTCCAATCTCTTTAGCCTGAGCCATCACCCATTCACGCATGATCCGAGCGTGACTGTAGTCGAAATAGTGCGACGATTCCTCTCGATCCACACTCTGCTTGGCCGCACAGTTAGTGATGACCTGCCAAAAGCGGGCCGCTAGGGCATCCTTTTTCTCTGCCGCTACAGACTCTTGTCCTTCCCTCATTGAACGGACCGTCGTCTCGACGATCGACGCTTTCAATTCGGGGGCAGCGGTGCGGGTAATACAATCCAGCTTTTCACCGTCTTGTGCGGCGGCCATCGTAGGAAACGCCGCCGCAGCAAGCAACGAGCCCGACAAAATAGATTTCAACATCGCCATTCCTAGCGCCCCGTCCATCAGGACAACATCGCCATCCCGCCGTTCACGTGCAGCGTCTGGCCGGTCACATAGGCGGCTTCCTTCGACGCGAGATAGACGACTGCGGCCGCGATATCGCTTCCCTCGCCCATCCGCCCGGCCGGGATGCGCTGGTTGAGCGCTTCCTTCTGCGCGTCGGGCAAGTCGTCGGTCATCGCGGTGGCGATGAAGCCCGGTGCAACGCAGTTCACCGTGACGCCGCGGCTCGCGAGTTCCTGCGCCAGCGCCTTCGTCATGCCGGTGACGCCGGCCTTTGACGCGGCATAATTGGCCTGCCCCGGATTGCCGGTCGCGCCGACGACGCTGGTGATCGAGATGATGCGACCGAAACGTGCCTTCATCATCGGCTTGGCCGCCGCGCGCGCGAGGCGGAAATTGGCCTCAAGGTTGATGCGGATGACGTCCGACCATTCGTCGTCCTTCATCCGCAGGATCAGATTGTCGCGGGTAACCCCGGCGTTATTGACGAGAATATCGAGCTGCCCCAACGCCTCGACTGCCGAAGGCACGAG
The Sphingopyxis macrogoltabida genome window above contains:
- the rsmH gene encoding 16S rRNA (cytosine(1402)-N(4))-methyltransferase RsmH, encoding MTGLPPELPRDPRHDPVLREEVIAALAIAPGERHVDATFGAGGYTRAMLAAGADVVACDRDPDAIAEGQALVAEADGRLTLVHGRFGEIDRLLAERGIDAVDGITFDIGVSSMQLDQGERGFSFQKDGPLDMRMAQEGESAADWLNRADEAEIADVLYHYGDERQSRRVARAIVAARPLSRTGELATVIRKALRHPPGAPKDPSTKSFQAIRIHINGELDELTAGLAAAERVLRPGGRLAVVSFHSTEDRIVKNFLRERSGGDAAGSRHRPAPTTAARAATFETPARKVRPGKAEEARNPRARSATLRSAVRSAAPAWPARSMGESTDKEAISC
- a CDS encoding division/cell wall cluster transcriptional repressor MraZ; its protein translation is MAMAVVTPGQYAGTNFAAIDGKGRIAVPSQFRNNVPLTADGQRVLWVGFHEKLPCLVAYGQDQYDRLNGEIERDRETARLRNLDFDEDAEFKKRFSYTEPYTLDDSGRFLPSFIHRDRVGDAGATAFVGSGRRLEIWWLPTLAECADADPVLQRLAAAWDAAKGKGRK
- a CDS encoding UDP-N-acetylmuramoyl-L-alanyl-D-glutamate--2,6-diaminopimelate ligase, translating into MRLAALLDDQRLAGADPVVTGLAIDHRKVAPGTIFGAFVGEKFNGENFIAEAIAAGAIAVVARPEAKVDGAVHVADANPRRAFAHIAARFFHRFPATCVAVTGTNGKTSTVEMTRQLWRMAGFNAASIGTLGITTSQDSASTGLTTPDIVTFLGNMAGLAAEGVTHAAFEASSHGLDQYRTEGLKVKAAAFTNLSHDHLDYHGTMEAYLAAKLRLFAEVVEADGTAVVWADDIYSPAVIDAVKARGVRLVTVGAGGADLRLVSREPTQLGQSLVIAAGDATWKVDLPLIGAYQVANALVSAGLVIATGGDVGQTLANLARLQPVRGRLERAAITKAGAPVYIDYAHTPDAIEAALDALRPHAAGRLILVFGAGGDRDQAKRPEMGRVAAAKADLAIVTDDNPRGEDAALIRAAIAEGAPNAQNIGDRRAAIAAAIAEAGAEDIVCIAGKGHEQGQIVGRGDAMRVIPFDDVAVAREEAA
- a CDS encoding TonB-dependent receptor, whose protein sequence is MRLLSTAGSSLAVALAVLASPAIAQDRRGASNDDVHTGEPIVVTAPYVRSLDILGNVSVLEGDELARDIRGQIGDTLTRQPGVSATSFSPGASRPVLRGFSGERVRVLTDGIGSIDASNTSADHAVTIDPLTVERIEILRGPAVLLFGSQAIGGAVNMFDRRIPRKVPADHVHVDAIGGYATAANDRNIGSSIDVALSSQIVAHLDGSWRKTGDARTGGFVYAPDIRGDLLHLAEHEVEEGHLDEAAELTAQAGKRGKIDNTQSETWTAGGGISLINDGGQLGISIGYFDTNYGVPDRPNTEHDHGGEEEEGGHEHGEGSVTIGMKQWRADLRGEVELGDGFFDKLRIRAGFADYKHTEFEGEEVGTIFTNKGVEGRIELAQSDRGGWRGASGVQYSHRDFDAVGEEAFVPRNLTDQFALFTLQEYTAGPLGLEAAARYEKTSVRAQTVGFDRNFDSFSGALGATYDVFDGAKIGVSVSRAVRAPSAEELLSNGPHIATQSYEVGNPNLKREANWGAEASFKIKTDAFNLSLTGYSNWFDNFIYSAATGAEEDELPVFQYFQRDARVYGFEAEASARLAQIGGFNIVGDVTADMTRAKIKNAGLDRNVPRIPPLRILGGIEAQSERVDARVEVEWTDDQTRTAQFETPTDGFTLVNASLSWRPLPDTKNLTLSLSANNIFDVEARRHASFTKDYVPLSGRDLRLTARASF
- a CDS encoding cysteine synthase A; its protein translation is MTIAQNSLDLIGNTPLVLLKGPSEATGCEIWGKCEYANPGGSVKDRAALYIVHDAEANGSLAPGGTIVEGTAGNTGIGLALVANALGYKTIIVMPDNQSAEKMATIRALGAELVLVPPAPFANPGHFVHTSRRIAEETDNAIWANQFDNIANRKSHIFGTAEEIWAQMDGRIDGFTCAAGTGGTIAGTGLGLKARDEKITIALTDPHGAGLYNYYQCGELKPEGTSVAEGIGQNRITANLEGAPIDTQFRISDAEGLAVVRQLLDEEGLCLGLSSGINVAGAMALARQLGPGRRIATILCDSGFRYLSTLYNPEWLASKGLAETETAA
- a CDS encoding Gldg family protein; amino-acid sequence: MTARTRRPLLRALATALLALMLAWIAGGQYWLGRIDPALAIPLLAPSMLLLAWWQRREAARVRRRTILTALAILFAAQTLLSLSLAGSAGWAQLASVLLAGVAAAWAADAFAQWRARGRALRLLAALALMFCWFAAGHALLSFLYRPFAAAPAAPPATMLTGLPLRWTSGGDIAAMIAEGARDDPALARLEVSGSVKLVDSLVDDVPPRGSTLLVAHPRALAPQELVAIDAFVRGGGRAVVLADALSGWPMQYPLGDPRNPPVTSLLTPLLDHWGATLGASPVGETQAVAVDVDGARLRLFSAGRFDRLPPGCQAYGGRRVALCRIGAGEAWLVGDADLLFAPLWQPLVAGAPHLRRADTMDWLAARLWDGTAGDGVALRPLWIRSNDD
- the fabG gene encoding 3-oxoacyl-[acyl-carrier-protein] reductase encodes the protein MFDLTGMTALVTGASGGIGSAIAQALAAQGARLAVSGSNAEKLNGFRDSLGGDHVALPCNLGDAAAVDALVPSAVEALGQLDILVNNAGVTRDNLILRMKDDEWSDVIRINLEANFRLARAAAKPMMKARFGRIISITSVVGATGNPGQANYAASKAGVTGMTKALAQELASRGVTVNCVAPGFIATAMTDDLPDAQKEALNQRIPAGRMGEGSDIAAAVVYLASKEAAYVTGQTLHVNGGMAMLS
- a CDS encoding peptidoglycan D,D-transpeptidase FtsI family protein, producing the protein MNTLVVRPARVRTAGVRQQILLTAQQRLMILMLLFMAAFFLVSMRLLYFAVFDTSTGRGSGSSAFVPARADIVDRNGVPLARTIDGYSIRVVPEKLLNNRQYLADELVKIFPDTPREEFLAKLSGPRPTYIRRRALPDQVAAVNAIGDVGFDFPREKERLYPQLSLAAHVLGFTNAEGHGVTGVEGAFDDRLVNKATRGEPMALSIDARVQGVLESELGNAVTNLEAIGGAGIILDVHSGEVLAMASLPTFNPNKLTGSDPMTRRNAVTYNLYELGSTFKPLTIGAAIDNGVVTSMAKRYDATKPLAIAGFKIRDSHSMGRWLNVPETLIHSSNIVTAQIGDQLGREKMEHLFRDLEFDGRPHIELKERAFPLWPKDWGRVTTMTASYGHGIAVTPLHLASAYAALVNGGIWRPATLMKLGDKAPPQGRRVFKASTSARMRQLLRLIVSDGTGRQADAPGFRVGGKTGSAEKPGVGGYNRTSVVATFAAAFPMDNPRYVVLAMIDEPKGNAFSSGQRTAGYTAAPVVKKVVMRAGPMLGVFPDETRDVDVSELTPLLWKNGEKE